agaaattgttttatttagtcAGTAACGCGagtctttgaagcttacgcaacacattaaatttcttaataaaataatttcaagttacttcagttatttactagaatTTTGCAGTGTCCATGagatatcatttaaaataatgttaaagcttaaAAGTGCGAATACTTAAAATAATACTCTATGTAAccctatttaaataataaagtaacgATATTTgtcactgacaaatattttaaaagaataagaTATGATGACATAATCATTAAactggcaacaatggccaccacaagaTACAgatcacagccttctatacttgaaatgctACCGTTGACCTATTAAATAAATGTGTCTAAATacgcgttgaatacagttccagaaggctatGGTTTAGATCTACGAAGCAAACACCACTCTTTGCTGTGAAAGaatgtataaacaattttttacggATTACATTTCTCCAGTGACAGTATGTCGTTTTTCACTAATGGTATGTTTTtcggccatagaaaccagtggtggTATTCCATATCGGCACATACCGTCTCACTTCTCTCATTGATGGGAACCAACTATGGTTTTGTATTGCtaatgttgcgttagctctgtctaataacaactgactactttaccgactgaatgtcaccggtaagaaTAAACATAAGCAATGTCTGACGCACCCTTCCTTATAATGTTGACTTACTTGAAGATCGAATACATTCATAGTACTGTACACTTCCCAATATAACCctttatttcttcagttctgtactggACAATTGAACGATAAAACATCAGTGAGAAATCTGATTGCTCACCAGAGATTTTGTGTTCTGTttttttgagaataattgtttattttttattgtaaactacttttatgtctcacttcaccatgtgcaacatttccgtaatattaaaatgtgtaaaTTGTGATTGTGATTTCATTGACGTCAAATCTAAACAGAATTTCCTCCCTTTGTTCGATCCTTCGTCAGACATTGCTCATGTTTACTCTTACAGTGACATTGAAACAGTCagtagccagttgttattagacagcgCTGACACATCATTTTCAGTACAAGTTGACACTAATatcatgaaaattatttcatgtacaaaaaatgcATTACGTGTACCAGATAttcccttcgatgtaatttaacttgtaattttcgGTTTGtgcatatctgaaatatttcacacgctattgaAGGTGATAGTGAGCCAACCTGTATAtattaagggtcgtattcatagacgagactttggaccaaagttgactttggaaagtacaaagtcaccattttcctattcacagtcgacactttgacgaaagtaaacttcaattgtgactttacttcgaagtcgccgaaaatctagactttgactttgactttcgttcgtggacataaggaaaatgactgatatttgggaaattgttgaattttccgagaatattgaggacatctaggagattattaaagtttctcatgttccttagcgtattattatagattataaattcaaatcaaggtacagatttgataaacagacagtattaaatatcctcgtcatgtttcaactttcattgataaATAATCAaaaaggattatctgttccaccaatttaaataatacaatttatttcatcgcgattttacgctatagATAAGGATTGATAGATTAATAATGATTTTGACTAATTAATTCTATAAAGGATACgttatacagttggatatgcagttaatttataatcctgctGTTGTCATAAtactgttttctgcatattgatttcagataatttttaagtagtttctgtaGACATGCAGAGAATAACTatgccaactgtcagcaggataatatgtctctttcatagtctgtcattgatGTCATTTTGTTATCATctatatcttcagaataaaattattttacagtgaaataatttgagggcttattgtgaaactaatctaactacaatcgatgttttattcacaacaaaattcttaacaggcaatactatttcatatgaactctaccatcatgttttgtagttacgaattttgttatatacaaggCTGTTCGAACTAAGTTACGATTTTTGTGACCaaatagaagaacaaattattatcgattggtgtaaagccctaaaaatgtcaatttttgtacttacgttagtttcacactaatccctcgaataattattattatgtaaagctgaaagaacggttaacaatcgcttaacatgtacctatgttcaattgtttcattgatttgtgactcaaaagatggctttgattgcggcaatgcctactctatttcaactgtatattaatttaattcgtttacaaGGCAGTGATTtttattgccaacattagaacaagttcGTCAAgcctcgacttaccaaagtcaaagtcaaagtcaaagtcttaGAAGCactgtctatgaataggacttttaacaaagttaaactttactacgaaagttaCTTTGGAAAGTCTTCattcaaagtctcgtttatgaatacggccctaagagtttTTGCAGTAACGTTTGTTCATTCCATAAATTTGTTTGTCATGCTCATTCCTTTCTCGCacttatttgtttgctattattGTTAAGTCgtcattttatatatttctttccgtACTGATCTTCTGTGCCTGATCTAAAAACAAAACTATGGATTTCAGGCCCATTCAAGAGCACTGCAAAGAAGGCAGCACAAATCATGAAATTGACACACGCGAGAAGTTTGTACAGCAGACTGGCTTGGTGATGCACTTACACAAGAAGCGAACAAATGACGATGGTGGATTTGAAGACAACCCTTCAACCATGGTGGACTTCACATGCGAATTTTGTTCCAAAACGTTTACTATGCAACATTTGTTGGAGAAACACAGAGTTATTCACTTACAAAAGAAGTCTTTCAAATGCAACATTTGTGGTAAGAATTTTGCTAAACTTTCTTGCCTTCGGCAACACACATCAATCCACTCAGATGATAGGCCTTTCAAATGTGACGTTTGCGAGAAGACTTTCATAGACCATAAGACTTTTAAATACCACGAATTAGGTCACTCAGCTTATAAGCCCTATGAATGTGATTTCTGCGAGAAAAGTTTTGTACGACGTGATAGACTTGCACAGCACACCCTAACTCACACAGGTGATAAACCTTTCAAGTGTGACGTTTGCGGGAAAGGTTTTGTATGTCGTGATCGAATTGCACTACACATACTAACTCATACAGATGTTAGGCCTTTCAAATGTGACGTTTGCGGAAAAGGTTTTGTACGTCGTGATCAAATTGCACTACACATACTAACTCATACAGATGATaggcctttcaaatgtgatatctGTGAGAAAAGTTTTGTACGACACATTCAACTTGCACGACACAAACTAACTCATACAGACTGTAAGCAGTTCATATGTGACATCTGTGGTGAGAGTTCTGCGCGAAAATGTGATCTTCAAAGACAtctaaaagcacacgcaaatttCAAGTGTGAAGTATGTGACAAGAGcttcagaaatatgcaaaaacttCAGATTCATGCATCCATTCATACCGGTGAAAATTCTTTCAAGTGTGAAGTATGTGACAAGAGcttcagaaatatgcaaaaacttCAGATTCATACATCCATTCATACAGGTGAAAATTCTTTCAAATGTGAAGTATGTGGCAAGAAGTTTGCACGACTTTATCACCTTCAGAGACATGAATCAAGTCACATGACTGATAAGAACtttaaatgcgatgtttgtgctAAATGTTTTGCGCGGCATGAACATCTTCAACagcatttaaaaattcatacagatGGTAAACCCCACAAATGCGACATCTGCGATAGGAGTTTCTTGCGACTTGGTCACCTTCGACAGCACACTTTAACTCACTCGGATGATAAGCCTTTCAGATGCAAAATTTGTAACAAGGGATTTATGTATCGTCATAGTCTTAAAACCCATGCTTCAAGTCACACAGCCACAAAACCTTTCAAGTGCAACATTTGTGAGAAGAGTTTCTTACGGCGTGATTATTTACAGCAACACGTATCATCAGCTCATGAAAACGTTAAGACTTTCAAATGTGATATCTGTGAGAAGGCTTTTGCAACATATGGTACTCTTCGAAGACATATAATAACTCATATGAGTGGTAAATGTTTTAAATGTGACATTTGCTGTAAGAGGTTTTCACAATTTAGTAGTCTTCAAAGACATGCAGTAACCCATACAGGTATTAAGAatttcaaatgtgatatttgtgagaAGAGTTTTGCACGAATTGATCATCTGCAGAAACACACATTAACTCATTCAGGTAACAAACCTCTTGAATGCAACATTAGTGATGAGAAATTTGCTCAGGTTGATCATCTACAGCTACACACAAAAACTCATACAAGTGAAGATCTTCTGAAATGAGTAATCTGTGATAAAATTTTACACAGCTTATGTGaccagttgcaggaaatgggacctaaagtcggatttttcatttgttttttttttttttttttttttttttttttttttttttttttttgtggtttcaaaaagaggatgaaatactgagcattttttttttttacttcatggttctaggtgctatagtttttaatcaatcaatcttcttaatgtatccagctgtttgctgacaacataaagtccactgtagtctattcagttgtttttcacgagaaatgaggggtattttgatcgtgttcattatagatgcctgttgctagtagccagagttggggtgtagtcaatatatactgcagagctgtgtcttctgcaactggtactgatgattttaatttacttcttttgtggtttatggatggacagtataggagaatgtgttccagatcttcatcatgattattacaccatagACAAGTagaattatcagaaatgtgaaatcagtgtaggtacaattgtgtgacaatgtgacctgttctggctcatattaaaaatgtttgaacttgtctgggcaagtttttgtacatttgcaggtcatttggtttcttttgtacagactgtaaaatgtttcctttgtcagaagagaaccaattgttgatccataggtttgtaaaatgagactttactgaagcaaaagcattggctagagatatcacttgaagaggtgttGGTTGCagatatgttgcctgttttgcaatattatcgactttctcgtttccaggtataccacaatgactaggtattcattgaaatgttatttccttttggagttttttcagtttacttagttgtttctgaattggaataattctatgtgcatataggtttggtacatattatttaattatattaaatatagcccccttggagtcggtaagtatgcaaatagatgtttcagaaatttgagtaacgcactgaagagcagcatcaatagctagcaattcagtgtcaagactggaggaggatgaacatggtatgaaataactttcttgatattttggaatataataccctgctcctgatgtcccattattaggatttagagatccatctgtataaatttgaaggtgatccttatatgtgctgcagagtagttccatgcatctaacttaagaatgtatggaggatcatttttggaatgatttcctggaatttctatgctatgttctggaatcacccatttccatggaggaatgtTTTATTAATAAGAAAGGCTGGAATTTCTGTGACCTCAAATCCTTGGTAATATGCAGGCACTTATGACGTAAAAAGTACCAAAATATGGTATAAAAACTTGGAAATATGACACAAAACAAATTACTGAGAAATGTTTCATTCACCGTTCTAAAATTGTTTTTGAATATCAACCTCTTTGCATTAGCCATAGAAAAATAGAAGGGTTCTAAAAGGGCTGAGAAATGTCCAACGGTTGTCCTTTGCGTGACTATTTCTTTTACAGCAGTGTTAACAGGGTCACTGACTATTTACGAATTGCTACCTAGCAACAGCCGAGTTGGAACCTCTTAAGTGTCACATGTTTGGGAGGGGTAAAGAGGGTGAAGTTGAGACCGACCAGCAACAATCTGGCCATATTCCAAACATTCTTTTGTCTGCTTACTGCTGGCGAACTCATTTACCTTCAAACTTAATTTAACCACAAGATACTCatatttgtaagaagaggaaatccATAATAAGTAgctaaatacaaacaaaatctcTTCTTATTACTGACACAAAATATGTGAATAATACTTGGAGAACTGTCAAAATGATTACTTGTAATATGATAAAGAAAATACggtttcctaccatttttttggCCGAATATGTCTATATCGTCGTTTATTTTATGAAAGCTCCTATGggacaatacagaaaataatttttcaggagtaaGAAAGTATTAATTCAAAATCAGtgggcctacataagaatatgaagtaattcggtaGACACCGTTGGTGATTATGATGAACATAAacgacatcatcgaggatcagtgtaggtcTACTGAAAAACTTGTTGTGCACTGCCACATAGGGAGTTTCATAAAATAAACAATGATATGCTAAAATATGAATACGTATTTATACGGCCAATAAAAATTGTCACCATGTTCAGTAGAGCTATAAATGTGTTTAACTCAACTTAAGTTTATAAAAAgagacttacttactggcatttaaagaacccagagattcattgccgccctcacataagcccaccatcggtccctatcctgtgcaagattaatccattctctatcatcatatcctacctcccttaaatccattttaatattatcttcccatctatgtctcggcctccccgaaggtctttttctctccagcctcccaactaacacactatatgcatttctggatttgcccatacgtgctacatgccttgccatGTCGGTAGttctcttctaaaataggtaaaatAACGAAAATGAATGAGGATGAAACACAAAGCAGTGCAGTGGCATACTGTCTCATTATTTGCTAACAATTTTACAAATTCTGTGAAAGCTAAATTTTGAAAAGACGGTTGATTAGTTCTTAACAGTTGGGCTTCATCCAATCTCTAATAAGATCCGAAACCATTCCATATCTGTACTTCATTTTAATACTGGATTATGAGTATTAAATGTAAACAACCTTAATAAGTGATAACTCAGATATTCTTTGTCGGAGTCACTGGATTCCCACTCTCAGattacactgaataacaaaaGAACACTTTCGGTGGATATCTTGGTACCCAACAGGCGTTCTAAGACAACTGAAACATGCCGATTCCAaatatgcaaaccatttgtcTCTATTACCCACCGTTCTTGAGATATACGACATCAACCCTTATGTATAACAACTCACAGAGAGGAGTTTCAGtagagcatttattgctacatgGAGTACTAATGAACATGGCTTTAGCTACGAAAATGATGCAATTGCGCCACATGACACATAATTATAGTAGTAATATTTCAGTACCACACTGTAAGTCTTGGAAGTGGCTGTCTGCAATGGTCTTCCTCATTTGTGGACCAATGAACACACTTTCTTTCACTTTCGTGTAACTCAACTCTGGAAACTTGTTACACAGGTACCAAAAAGCATCTGAGTCGGTGTCTAGTGCCTTCACGAAATTCTACATGAGCCCCAGCTATATATGAAGCGGTGACATGATAACTTTGTCATGCTTAACCTACGTCACACGAAGGCTGCATTCTATTTCTGAATGGACAATTGTTCTTTATGTGATGGTTCTTTCTATCTCTGAtgttccactcgcagatgaaGCAGCAGTACTTGGTGTACTCTGTCTGCATTCCCATGAGAATAGTGATAACGtttaaatcaccacagatatGTCAATTGCACTCGCGACAGCGTATTTTTTCAAGAAATAGCGACATGGTTTCGTACGTATCTTTCAGGTGTGTAGAATATGCAACCGGTACTGATGCATATCTGTTTCCattgtgtaataatattatttactaccTTGAAACTTGTCTTAGGTGAGTCTATGAACAATCGCCATTCTTCAATGCTGTGTTCTACCCCGAAGCTTGACATAAGATCTTGAATGTCCATGCATTATCAAATAGTATCACTCATTGCAAAGAACTTCATAAGTTCTTTATGTCTGTGCCGAAACTGTGAAGTCGTTCGTTGTTACTGgtgcaaggaaattaaattgtttaagacGTGAACCGAGCAGTTCAGCTTGGCCTTTTGTTAATGCCAGGTCCCGTACGAATCGCAAAGTTGAGCATTATTCATTAAAAGAATATCTTCTCCAGGTTGGTAGTAGTCAGAGTCTGGGTCGTTGGTAGGAGATGAAAGAGGTCTTTCTTCTTGCGTTTCTTCATTAATTGTGTGTTCTGCAGGTGCTGTTGGTATTGGACAAGTGACGGGGTCATGTGAAATTGGTTTAGAAACTGAAGGAACGTCTGGATACTTTACAGATGCACTAGTTTTGTAGGAGAATCtttgacaaaaagaaataacaGTCTGTGGTGTGGTTGCTTGACTCACTCCATATCACAGGAATTCCAAATGTCAGGTGATTGTTGTTCTTCACCTTCCTTATCCAACCGCACAAGTTGCATGCATAGATCAAACAGATGAACTTTGGTGCCCACGACTTACCACTATCCACTTTCGAATCAAAGTATTGTTCATATTATGTTTTCTTAAGAAACGGTGTAAAAGTTTTCCGATGGAATTTGGCTGTTACATAGCCGCACACATATCAAAACACATCTGGTGAAATTCTACATCATCTGGAAAAACGACAAAAAAATTCGACGAACCGTGttccatgtaaaaataaaatttcgtcgataatttcaaaacctgacgtgatagtgcaaaacggttatattattattattattattattattattattattattattattattattattattattgctgttgttgtcattactgtgatgaaatgtaaacactggaagcaaaaataaagttgttgttgttttctaatgccaggcgtttgacaataaagtcatttgagctcttgcactccaatatttttcaaagatattatcatggccagccactgaagcacagattttgaggtgttccgaatccatttcttggtttgagttgcacaatggacagttaggggactgatatattccaattctatgcaggtgtttggccaaacaatcatggcctgttgccaatctaaatgcagctacagacgattttcgtggtaaatcgggaattaactgtggattttgatgcagagagttccattttttcgcatgagattgtgttattaaattttgtttgttgaagtctaagtatgtagatttaataaatcttttcacagagtaatacgtagatttagtaagagGTCTGTAAGTAGCGAAAAATATTGTTTCTCTGTTTCTATCAACATTGATCGATATTTAGAATCTTAGACTAACAAATCCATTTTTGCTgccaaattattttaaattgaccGATGATTTTTAAAGATATGAAGCTACCATTCTCAACATAATTTATTTAGGGCCAGTATCTGTTCATTCATTCTGCAACACCAGAGAATGGATTTTGCTTTATAACAACTTTTGAGGAATctacattgtttttaaatttcatagtatCAAATAATAATTCTAGTGTGTAAATAACAAAGGTTGTAATAGCCATTTTTTGAAGTGGTCGTCAAAACTAGTTGTATGTGTAAAGCCCAGTAAGCTACAAAGgtcaaaattatgttgaaatacAAGGAGGAAGTACATCCTAGTTAATGTATGCAATTGCAGATGTCATCAGATGTAGgtgatttaaatgaaaaaaaaaaaatgtgttttgtctcTCGTGAAAAATTTTGTTCTTTGCACTTACAACTTTTGCTGTTTACATTCTTCACTTCTTTTAAATATGTTGCATGTAAGTTATGGGCATATTTACAAAGTGATGTTGCAAAAAAAATTTTGCCCCCTCCCCATCCCTAGGGTTTCCATACCAATAACAAATTCAGAACATTTTGACTTGACAAAtctacataattattatgttcCTTCATACCCCCCTCCCCCCattgcatgtaataataatattaatgacagTGTTTGAAGATatcgtattaataataataatccgtggcgctacagcccgtgaagggcctataccgaccagccggctgctggcctcacgcccacgtgccg
This sequence is a window from Periplaneta americana isolate PAMFEO1 chromosome 2, P.americana_PAMFEO1_priV1, whole genome shotgun sequence. Protein-coding genes within it:
- the LOC138715533 gene encoding zinc finger protein 271-like isoform X1; the encoded protein is MDMIKAEPENDPLALPNDDTNEEPQSVVDDFLKNCTEAIKVEPDLGYHILSDRKFEENEGSISLPRFKFKVEEDSSFVNSIVKAEPLSEVETDDVTFTESAVHLDCHDNVRRKVNDVVQLGIEEKGNKCNACVSMDVIKTEPDIDPLSSQTDRNGEEEKLQSSVGQFFEVDVNEVKVDPSDQSYNDIPDIKCERSEVPSSFPVVKFEVKEESWNADTVKEEPVASVTDEDDNLTETLVHPHHYDEKGQESVLIKHVRNTTEWTEDDISGKSGMTREICGKEFTEPRTLEKQRCNHSAEKSFKCTECGKRFSLVYRLRMHLLTHTGHKSFKCKICEKCFTQRRHLQNHELTHTVHMDGINLKSGMDPLAPHKADTSREEEKCLLSCEGNSLKLDDSEIKVEFSDLIDDLVSDMKCEEDGVPITFSDLKSEIEGHMTDADAIKQDFMQDVKEEGDLIDRPIQEHCKEGSTNHEIDTREKFVQQTGLVMHLHKKRTNDDGGFEDNPSTMVDFTCEFCSKTFTMQHLLEKHRVIHLQKKSFKCNICGKNFAKLSCLRQHTSIHSDDRPFKCDVCEKTFIDHKTFKYHELGHSAYKPYECDFCEKSFVRRDRLAQHTLTHTGDKPFKCDVCGKGFVCRDRIALHILTHTDVRPFKCDVCGKGFVRRDQIALHILTHTDDRPFKCDICEKSFVRHIQLARHKLTHTDCKQFICDICGESSARKCDLQRHLKAHANFKCEVCDKSFRNMQKLQIHASIHTGENSFKCEVCDKSFRNMQKLQIHTSIHTGENSFKCEVCGKKFARLYHLQRHESSHMTDKNFKCDVCAKCFARHEHLQQHLKIHTDGKPHKCDICDRSFLRLGHLRQHTLTHSDDKPFRCKICNKGFMYRHSLKTHASSHTATKPFKCNICEKSFLRRDYLQQHVSSAHENVKTFKCDICEKAFATYGTLRRHIITHMSGKCFKCDICCKRFSQFSSLQRHAVTHTGIKNFKCDICEKSFARIDHLQKHTLTHSGNKPLECNISDEKFAQVDHLQLHTKTHTSEDLLK
- the LOC138715533 gene encoding zinc finger protein 271-like isoform X3 produces the protein MDVIKTEPDIDPLSSQTDRNGEEEKLQSSVGQFFEVDVNEVKVDPSDQSYNDIPDIKCERSEVPSSFPVVKFEVKEESWNADTVKEEPVASVTDEDDNLTETLVHPHHYDEKGQESVLIKHVRNTTEWTEDDISGKSGMTREICGKEFTEPRTLEKQRCNHSAEKSFKCTECGKRFSLVYRLRMHLLTHTGHKSFKCKICEKCFTQRRHLQNHELTHTVHMDGINLKSGMDPLAPHKADTSREEEKCLLSCEGNSLKLDDSEIKVEFSDLIDDLVSDMKCEEDGVPITFSDLKSEIEGHMTDADAIKQDFMQDVKEEGDLIDRPIQEHCKEGSTNHEIDTREKFVQQTGLVMHLHKKRTNDDGGFEDNPSTMVDFTCEFCSKTFTMQHLLEKHRVIHLQKKSFKCNICGKNFAKLSCLRQHTSIHSDDRPFKCDVCEKTFIDHKTFKYHELGHSAYKPYECDFCEKSFVRRDRLAQHTLTHTGDKPFKCDVCGKGFVCRDRIALHILTHTDVRPFKCDVCGKGFVRRDQIALHILTHTDDRPFKCDICEKSFVRHIQLARHKLTHTDCKQFICDICGESSARKCDLQRHLKAHANFKCEVCDKSFRNMQKLQIHASIHTGENSFKCEVCDKSFRNMQKLQIHTSIHTGENSFKCEVCGKKFARLYHLQRHESSHMTDKNFKCDVCAKCFARHEHLQQHLKIHTDGKPHKCDICDRSFLRLGHLRQHTLTHSDDKPFRCKICNKGFMYRHSLKTHASSHTATKPFKCNICEKSFLRRDYLQQHVSSAHENVKTFKCDICEKAFATYGTLRRHIITHMSGKCFKCDICCKRFSQFSSLQRHAVTHTGIKNFKCDICEKSFARIDHLQKHTLTHSGNKPLECNISDEKFAQVDHLQLHTKTHTSEDLLK
- the LOC138715533 gene encoding zinc finger protein 665-like isoform X4; amino-acid sequence: MDVIKTEPDIDPLSSQTDRNGEEEKLQSSVGQFFEVDVNEVKVDPSDQSYNDIPDIKCERSEVPSSFPVVKFEVKEESWNADTVKEEPVASVTDEDDNLTETLVHPHHYDEKGQESVLIKHVRNTTEWTEDDISGKSGMTREICGKEFTEPRTLEKQRCNHSAEKSFKCTECVHMDGINLKSGMDPLAPHKADTSREEEKCLLSCEGNSLKLDDSEIKVEFSDLIDDLVSDMKCEEDGVPITFSDLKSEIEGHMTDADAIKQDFMQDVKEEGDLIDRPIQEHCKEGSTNHEIDTREKFVQQTGLVMHLHKKRTNDDGGFEDNPSTMVDFTCEFCSKTFTMQHLLEKHRVIHLQKKSFKCNICGKNFAKLSCLRQHTSIHSDDRPFKCDVCEKTFIDHKTFKYHELGHSAYKPYECDFCEKSFVRRDRLAQHTLTHTGDKPFKCDVCGKGFVCRDRIALHILTHTDVRPFKCDVCGKGFVRRDQIALHILTHTDDRPFKCDICEKSFVRHIQLARHKLTHTDCKQFICDICGESSARKCDLQRHLKAHANFKCEVCDKSFRNMQKLQIHASIHTGENSFKCEVCDKSFRNMQKLQIHTSIHTGENSFKCEVCGKKFARLYHLQRHESSHMTDKNFKCDVCAKCFARHEHLQQHLKIHTDGKPHKCDICDRSFLRLGHLRQHTLTHSDDKPFRCKICNKGFMYRHSLKTHASSHTATKPFKCNICEKSFLRRDYLQQHVSSAHENVKTFKCDICEKAFATYGTLRRHIITHMSGKCFKCDICCKRFSQFSSLQRHAVTHTGIKNFKCDICEKSFARIDHLQKHTLTHSGNKPLECNISDEKFAQVDHLQLHTKTHTSEDLLK
- the LOC138715533 gene encoding zinc finger protein 665-like isoform X2; the encoded protein is MDMIKAEPENDPLALPNDDTNEEPQSVVDDFLKNCTEAIKVEPDLGYHILSDRKFEENEGSISLPRFKFKVEEDSSFVNSIVKAEPLSEVETDDVTFTESAVHLDCHDNVRRKVNDVVQLGIEEKGNKCNACVSMDVIKTEPDIDPLSSQTDRNGEEEKLQSSVGQFFEVDVNEVKVDPSDQSYNDIPDIKCERSEVPSSFPVVKFEVKEESWNADTVKEEPVASVTDEDDNLTETLVHPHHYDEKGQESVLIKHVRNTTEWTEDDISGKSGMTREICGKEFTEPRTLEKQRCNHSAEKSFKCTECVHMDGINLKSGMDPLAPHKADTSREEEKCLLSCEGNSLKLDDSEIKVEFSDLIDDLVSDMKCEEDGVPITFSDLKSEIEGHMTDADAIKQDFMQDVKEEGDLIDRPIQEHCKEGSTNHEIDTREKFVQQTGLVMHLHKKRTNDDGGFEDNPSTMVDFTCEFCSKTFTMQHLLEKHRVIHLQKKSFKCNICGKNFAKLSCLRQHTSIHSDDRPFKCDVCEKTFIDHKTFKYHELGHSAYKPYECDFCEKSFVRRDRLAQHTLTHTGDKPFKCDVCGKGFVCRDRIALHILTHTDVRPFKCDVCGKGFVRRDQIALHILTHTDDRPFKCDICEKSFVRHIQLARHKLTHTDCKQFICDICGESSARKCDLQRHLKAHANFKCEVCDKSFRNMQKLQIHASIHTGENSFKCEVCDKSFRNMQKLQIHTSIHTGENSFKCEVCGKKFARLYHLQRHESSHMTDKNFKCDVCAKCFARHEHLQQHLKIHTDGKPHKCDICDRSFLRLGHLRQHTLTHSDDKPFRCKICNKGFMYRHSLKTHASSHTATKPFKCNICEKSFLRRDYLQQHVSSAHENVKTFKCDICEKAFATYGTLRRHIITHMSGKCFKCDICCKRFSQFSSLQRHAVTHTGIKNFKCDICEKSFARIDHLQKHTLTHSGNKPLECNISDEKFAQVDHLQLHTKTHTSEDLLK